The genomic DNA TTGTTCAGTTTGTCGCTTGGCTAAACAAAGGAGACTGTCTTTTATATCTCATAATCATCTATCACATAATGCTTTTGATTTGATTCATTGTGACACTTGGGGTCCCTCTCATGTGCCTACCTATGCTGGATATAAGTATTTCTTGACCTTAGTTGATGATTACACGAGATACACTTGGGTTTTCCTTATGAGAAATAAATCAGAAGCTAAGGATATTATCCCTAAGTTTTTTTCTCGGGTAGAGACTCAATTCAATAAGGGGATTAAAAAGGTTTAGGTCAAACAATGCTCCTGAACTTAAATTTGCTGATTATTTTGCCTCTAAAGGAGTTATTCACCAATTTTCATGTGTTGAGAGGCCTAACAAAACTCAGTGGTTGAAAGGAAACATCAGCATCTCTTAAATGTGGCACGAgcactttttttttcaatctagGGTTCCTATTCAGTTCTGGGGTGATTACATCCTCACTACCACTTATCTGATAAATAGAACTCCTTCTCCTCTCTTGCATTCCAAAACACCTTATCAACTGTTATATCAGTCAATACCTCTCTTCGTGTGTTTGGTAGCCTTTGTTTTGCCTCCACATTGTCTTCTCATAGATCAAAATTTCATCATAGGGCTGTTGcctgcatttttcttggttatccTCCAAATATTAAAGGCTACAAACTTTATGATCTTCACACCAAATCCATTTTCATTTCCCGGGATGTGCAATTTCATGAGCACATTTTCCCTTTTCATTCTGTCACTCTTCCTGATGAAATAGTTGACCCATTTCTTGATTTGGTGCTTCCAATCCCAGCCACTGACTTGCCTTCTTTTCCTACTCCATTGTAGGCGGTTCCTTCAGATTTTTCTACAATTGATCCTCTTTCCTCTTCTTTGCCTAATCCAATTGATAGTCCGACTTCCTTGCCTAATTCTATCACTTCAGTTCGCAGGTCTACTGGGGTGATTAGACCTCCTACATACCTTCAAGATTTTCATTGCAGCCTTCTTTCTCACAAGACACTTCCTTCCACCAACAGTCCTTATCCCTTGTCTCAATATCTTtcttattcaaatttttctccagcCCATAGCTCATTTCTACTTCAAGTGTCAGCTGATTTTGAACCTCAATTCTATCATCAAGCTGTTCCCCATGCCCATTGGAGAGATGCCATGAAGGCTGAGTTAGATGCTATGCATCTTAACCACACTTGGACAATCACTTCTTTGCCTCCTCACAAACATGCCATTGGGTGTAAAtggatttataaaataaaatacaagtctGATGGGTCTATAGAGCGACATAAGGCTCGCTTGGTTGCAAAAGGATATATCCAACAAAAAGGCTTGGATTTTTTGGACACTTTTCTCCTGTAGCGAAACTGGTTACTGTGAAAATTCTACTGGCTCTTGCAGCTATGAATAGATGGTCTCTTGTGCAATTAGATGTGAACAACGCTTTTCTTAATAGGGATCTTTTTGAAGAAGTGTATATGGAATTGCCTCTTGGTTATAAGCCTCCAATCTCGGTTGGTTCAATAAGGGAGAGATTAGTTTGCCGGTTACATAAATCaatttatggtttaaaacaggcTTCAAGGCagtggttttcaaaattttccaatgCCCTTCTTCAATTTGGTTTTGTCCAGTCCAAATCTGATTATTCATTGTTTACTAAGGGCACGGGATCTTCTTTTGTGGCTCTTttggtgtatgtggatgatatcatccTCACTGGCCCTAATCTTACAGCTATAACTGATCTTAAGTTGTTTCTCCATAGCCAATTCAAACTTAAGGACCTTGGAAAATTGAGATATTTTCTTGGTTTAGAGATTGCTCAATCTAAAAAGGGTATATTCTTTTCTCAGCGACACTATACGTTGCAATTGTTGGAAGATTCAGGTCTCTTGGCTAGTAAGCCTGATTCTCTACCTGTGATACCCAATCTGAAACTTAGTGCTTCTGATAGTAAATTGCTTGAGGATTCTTCTCTTTATCGAAGATTGATAGGCAGGTTGTTATATCTTACTATTTCTTGGCCGGATATTACTTTTGCGGTTCACAAACTCAGTCAGTTTGTGTCCAGTCCTTGGCAATCCCATCTTGATTCTGTTTATCACTTACTGCAATACCTCAAGGCAGCTCCTGGCCAGGGTTTATTTTTTCCAGCAACATCATCTATGCAGCTTAGGGCTTTCTCAGATGCTGACTGGGCTTCTTGTTTAGATACCCGACGTTCAATCACAGGTtattgtgtgtttcttggtgaTTGTTTGGTATCTTGGCACTCTAAAAAGCAAGCTACTGTATCTCGTTCTTCAGCTGAAGCTGAGTATCGTGCCTTGGGTGCCACTGCTAGTGAACTCACTTGGATTACCCAGATCTTATTAGATTTTCAGGTTTTTGTTTCTGCACCTGCTATcctattttgtgataatcaagctaCTGTCCATATTGCTACTAACCCGGTCTTCCATGAATGCACCAAGCATATAGAGCTTGATTGCCATTTTGTTCGTGACAAGGTCTTAGCTGGTCAGATCAAGCTTCTCCCTATTTAGTCTCACCATTAACTGGCCGATATGTTTACCAAATCTTTGCCTCGTTCCCAGCTTTTTTCATTACTGTCCAAGATGGCCATCCTCAATCCTTATGGTCCATTTTGAGGGGGCGTAACAAAGTATTTGGGTTTCATTCtttgtattttattctttgtatttttgtttatgttatttcatTTCTAGTGTTGCTGCTGTTTTGAACGAACGAtagtattttggtaattttgatgtATTAGTTTTAGGGCTAGTATTTAAAGGCGGAGATCCATTTAATGGATTGATCGATGAGGTTATTTACATTTTGTCTCTCTCCTCTGCTTTGTTAATATAGCAATTCGCCCTGACTGTGGCTCCCTAAAACTTGTCTCTTTTAGTTACAGCCGTTAGTTAATGTGTAATTATGTTATTCTCAAGGCTTTGACTGTGCGTAGGCTTTAActgtaattatttatattttttatgtaccCTCAATAAAATTATGGATACATGTAACGTTCACAAGTTATATCTTCAGAGTAAACACTTGAGAATTTATAATAAACTCAtccttaaaaattttcaatcatatatatatatgagacgCCATTGCATGCATCtgttcattaaattaaatttatctagcaaacatttaaaataacaaaaatattatttaaaacgCTTAATTAtaacacttaaaatgatattctGTATTTTATCATAAGTTTGCATTCACGTGATGTATGATATTCTGTACTGCATCTTGGTCGATCCAGGTAAGCGTTTGTCAACCAACCATCAGCTAGAGAGAAGTTTATTCAAGAATTGCAATCAACGTAAAAAGAGTTTGCTTGgaataaataaagttattttcagGATGCATAATTGCGCCATCTAACcacaaattaagaaataatatttgGGTGTGGGTGTGGGAAAGTAGTGGTCTATCGGTGGTTTGATTACTTGTAAAGACGGGAAAACAGAGTAAATGGATACCAAGAATAGTATTCTTTACTTTACCAAGATAACGGGCcattgaaatacataaaatattaggtAAAAGTGGAACACTAGTctcaaaaatgaataaataattaaaaataaaaagagagaggagagagaggaatCCCACAAGTTGAGAACACTGTGATAGTGAGTGCCCTGTAAATcctagagaaaaaaattatgaaagaaGCATATCTCCATTAACTAAACTATAGCTTATACCAAATATATAActttatatgttttgtttttataCCTTTTTGACCGAgaataaataactacttaaaaaaagaaaaggatatgtATATAAACACAAGTCGAATCCAaggaaacaacaacaataataaagaaaaaataaaaaataaaacattaagtcaaaataataatttaaaaaatacattcatATATGTTATTTCTATGATATAAGTCGAGGTCGAATGAGCAATATGTCAGTATCAATTTGATGAATTGTGATTTCAATTCTCGCTCTATTTAAGAGTCAAAAGTTTAATCTGTGATTTATCTTTTATGACATAATCAATAACATGAATATTAAAAGTCACGCAAAAATAATCACCTCAAATATATTGATATGTACTGCTGTAAATACAAATACCTACCATCTATCTCAAATATTTAGATACCCACACGCTCAATGCTCAAAGTTCTGGGTATGGATGGTAGTATTCATTTATGTGTTTTTGCTGCCCCATCTCGGAGTTAGTGGTTCGTGGGTATTTTCtgtttcttaattttatatataaattacatcTTTTGTAGTTTCGAGGGTGGAATTCTATAAAAGTCAATAATAATGATCACTGATCAGAACAATCTTGATAATTTATTGTCTATTATGGTTCCATTTGTTTAGGAATAAAATGCACTTTATTATCTATTAAAGAGTGCATTTAGCAAAActctttcgaaaaaaaaaatatatatatatatatatatatatgaagttcTCAGGCGTAAAATGCTGTCTCCAAAAAGGAAATGAAGTGTAAATGAATTTGTGCCAGTGAAGTGAAACTGCTTTTATGTGGTCCATATCTCCATCGCCATATTGTAAAAGCAGCTTAAATATATCACATCCATacaatcaaaaaaagaaaaaaaaaaagcacgcAATTGCCTCTCCAATCTGCATCCAATGATATATCCATCACTGTTGAGAGATGTAGCCTAGCTAGCTATTTATGTGTGTGCgcgagtgtgtatatatatagaagctCTTTGTAGTACTAGTATCAGCAGCTGTATCTGATTGATTATACAGCGCTAGCTcggagctagctagctagccagCCAACTGAAGAGCTGCTactggtatatatatatataggcctgGGTGGGTGAAGCTTAATTTGGTCACAGTTTGAACTAAGCAagagcgagcgagcgagcgagcgtAGATGAATtacaagaagaagatggaggggGATTCATCAAAGAAGGCCTATTTGGCGGCTATTCTGATACAACTGATATATGCGGGCATGTTCTTGCTCTCCAAGGCTGCATTTGATGTAGGCATGAACACTTATATCTTTGTTTTCTACAGGCAGGCTGCTGCCACtgttttccttcttcctctcgcCTTCTTCTTCGAATGGTACGTACGTACGCACCTCCCATTTCCATCCAtcatcgtctctctctctctctctctaatatatatatatatatatgaagttgttaatttgttcttcttctccttcttcttcttcttcttcttcttctgcaattaattaataatcaggAAAAGTGCACCACCGCTTTCATTTGCAACCTTCTTGAAGATATTCATGCTTTCCCTTTTTGGGTACGTACTATATGCTTTGATTTTCATGTTCATGAATCACTTAATTACTTTGTCTTAATCTTTATCATTAGATTTTGGAAACTAAAGATTTACTCTGATGAGTtggttaataattaataatcaattaatttgatcaGGATTACCTTGAGCTTGAACTTGTATGGCGTTGCTCTCATTTATACATCTGCAAGTCTGGCTGCTGCAACTACCAACTGCCTTCCAGTCATTACTTTCTTTCTGGCACTCTTGCTCAGGTACACACggatcaaattaataataaccATATTTTTGTTCCTTTTCTTAGATATATTTGAAGCAGTAGCCTAATTTAGTTAGATATGGATTCCAAAGAAAATCTCATAACATGACAGTACGCGTACACCACCACGTTTTAGGTTTAACACGTGACAAAAATCTCTTTTACACTTGCTAGcacttgcatatatatatatatatatatagcattgaTTACCCATTTCATATAGGAGCCTCAACTTTCTATGCTAACAGTACTAATTTGTCCAAAATCCTCTTTAGTTAAAATGTCACAATCCCCGCTTTTGTgcttttgagttttgatgaaGCTATTTCTAATTTTAGCTATAGTcttatcttttttcttctctattgGCCTTTGATTGAATGGCTCTGACCCTTCGCGTGCTTTCGTGCTAATTGCCGTggtttgaatattaattttaagattagcaagaaaagaaaaaataaaaaataaaagaaaaagtaaaattaaaaccCATTCACTATCTTAATTACCAAAAACTGGATAATCCTCCTCTGGATCGCCAGGATATCAATCAGCACTGTGTTGTATTTCGTGAATATCTGTcatcatattattaattctttggtttaatatttttctttttaatttcttaactgAGTTATATGAAACAAATATTCATCATCTTCCATAAAGCTCTACCCTGTCCATATTATCCCACACTTTTATTATAACAAAGATAAGACATATAGAAGATTAATTAGACCTTAGAAATTggcaatttttttcaattataagttattattttttaagattttaatatGTAGGCAATCCTTGAATTGCGAAAAGACAAGACATATAGAAGGTTAGACccagagaaaatattttatcttgctTGGTCGTGTCTTATTCACATTTTcccattaatattttttttggatagGGTCAGACTTCCTAATTAATTGCTTCTGTCCAGTATGAATGTGCATTCATGTATAATTTGACAACACACACacttaatttcataatttaatatatataaggtGCAGGGTGCATATATAATACACCCTATTGCTATTGTAGAATTTCATCGTCAAGCATATATAATATTGAGCTTTTGAAAATTTACTTGAATATATAGCCTGAAGAGTGAGTTGAGTTGATTAAGAGATGAATTTGGATTggggatgatgatgataatgagaTGCAGGATGGAGAGAGTGAAAGTGAGGACAGCAGCTGGAATAGCGAAAGTGATAGGGATTGCAATTTGCATAAGTGGTGCCACTGTCATCGCCTTCTACAAGGGACCTCCCATCAAACTCCTCTTACCGCCTCACCACCTCTTCCTTCactctgctgctgctgctactactgatcagacttcttcttctacctTTACTTGGATTAAAGGCTGTTTCCTCATGCTCACTGGCAACACCTTTTGGGGTCTATGGCTTGTATTCCaggtattttatatatatatatatatatatatatattattgcaatcaatttttcaaaacaatatgtatatatatggagccagccagccagccaaccACCCTACGCATGTATACATGTATTATATTGGAAATTAACTGCAGGCAAGAGTAATGAAAAGCTACCCGGCAAAGCTAGTGTCCACAACTCTGCAGTGCCTGCTGAGCACAATTCAGTCATTTTTGGTTGCTGTTGCTGTGGAGAGAGACCCCAATCAATGGAAGCTGCAATGGAATGTCAGACTCTTATCAGTGGTTTATTGTGTAAGCAAGAGAAGAGAACTAACTAATTCATTCATATtgtcttaataattaattaattatatatatatatatatataaatctcctGCGCAGGGCATTGTGGTGACTGGGATCACATATTATCTACAAGCATGGGTGATCGAGAAGAAGGGGCCAGTGTTCATAGCCATGTCAACCCCATTGGCTCTGCTCTTCACAATGTTGAGCTCCAGTCTCCTCTTAGGCGAGATCATCAGCTTGGGAAGGTAATAATTCATTCGTTCATATATCCattaacaatatatttatttatttaattaccatttcttcatccattaagaatacattaaataattaataatggatGGATGCAGTGTATTAGGAGGGATGTTGTTGGTTGGAGGACTTTACAGTGTTCTGTGGGGGAAGAGTAGAGAGCATGATGATGAAGTAAAGAAGCAGCTGCAGCTGCAGCTGGTTGCCATCACCACCATCACCCAGCCAGAAGAATTATGCGCAACTGACGATGAAAATGGCACGAAGGAATTAGAAGCAGCAGCATCACCACCACCAATGCCAACCAAAACCAATACCTTGTCAACTATTATTgtatagcatatatatatatatataattaattaattgcatgcCATCcattttcacacacacacataattgCCAAAGCATGGATTGGCGGGTCATATATAGTTCATTGTGGTTGATGTTAACTTCTcttataatttgataaaataataaatttcacaTCGAATATTATTAACGACATATACGTACATGAcattgctttttctttttttctttttttgtggtTTTTGTTAAGTAAATGAACTTAGTAGTGATTTGGATGTGACGCATGCGGCAGGGGGTTTCTACTTCCAGTGGCAAGTGAGTGGGCACGAATTAGATATTGTGTGGATATGAATGAAAACCTTAGTTAATTAATAGCTAATTTTAAGTCCAATTTCCCACACCATCTCCCCAGCTTTTTAATTAATAGCTATTTAATGACACCTCAGAACTGAAATTTTTTTGACActttattcacataataataataaggattcgaattgtttgaattttaaaactaaaacacattaaatatattattgactTTGTGATGGAAGAGAATCATaagtacaaataaaatttttaccatatatcaaatatacaacaaaatataacatatacgTTATATaaagtttgaatatttgaaCAACAcacatatttaacaattaaatacataaataaatgtatatttgCTGCCTAATAAAGTGATGAAATAAAGAATCGATTTCTGTATTAAAACAGAATCAACCTCAAGATGTGGTAGTTTCTAGTCGGTCCACATGTAGTATATAGTAGGGTATCGTTCTGGTTATCTCTTCATGTGTTAGACACAGAGAATCTACGTATCATCAGTACCCGTGTCTTAAAATTATACACGTAACAATTATacgtataatttttatgattttttagagaaaacagaaagaagatgaagaagaaaaagaaagcaaccttagaagaagaagagagaggcaAAGGCCCTGCCTCTACCCTTTTTATCCAATCTCTCTCCCTTCGtttctcctttttttattttcttttcttcaaatttaatTGAGTTTGGATTCCGCCGTCCCACCATCCCAATAATACAATTTCACTATATACTTTCACTATACATTTTTACTATGCATTGTGCACATTCGCTTGCCGCCTCtgtaatcaataattgatttcacactATGAACTATTGGTAGAGGGTCAATGATCAACTTTTGACTAATcaattacaaaaacaaattGGGCACACGATACCGATACCAAACGCAACACTATATGCATGGTATATGAATTTCTAGATTCACTACCAGCTAACAATCAGATAACATCGAAACCCTTTTCGATATCGGTCAACTCCTTGACACATCACTAGAATTTCTCCAAATCCTGATGACATTCTAAGAGTTTTTGAATAACGCCTAGCAACAGTTCAGGACAATATAGGTGGCagtgaagtcttacttcaagtgaacctattacaattGATGATTACTGTGTGTTATAATTCTTCCATCACCTAATGTCCCGACTAAGCAAGAGCCATTGAGtaacaaactcacaaactcagtaattaTGTGTCAGATcttattaatgtgactagatgacacctcaaaAAACATCTTTCTTGACTTTCAATCTGCGTTGGGTAAGGACTGTCCTGtcacattaatagtagatcacatagaaCGTCCATCCTATCAATCACTGACGAGAGCAACAGATCCTATTCCCAAcacttgtctccatataccagcaatacgaaatcacatagatgaacattctcatttctcaattggaTAGTTTGGCTCATTCGTAAATCATGCACaccaatatacaaaacaaccGTGTCGATTTAAGTCTAAGgattgatagagcgcatattttcatattatttagccctcatatttagtctttttacacgttagttgtgtcattttattcatcttgattttgttttattttattttacaagaattgagcttcacactattttattttattttggacagatttgggGTTCCTGGGtcaagaggaattttgatggcaagaagggaaacaaggagattggagacaaagaagcaaaagtgtgttgacaaatttgaccttctgtgcttctttcaaatttttggccaagttataatcccagaacgtgaatgatgtcttcaaagatattgtagaggacttcttggccTTTCTAGAATGGTATGttttgtccaaatccaagttcttttgggcctccaaacatcgctttaAAGTTGGGGCCaaaaagttgggtcaaattaggaaagctgcacagacgctgaatctttaaaaggccataacttgggcgtctgATATCCAAATCAggtgattaaaaatcccaaattcatctactcttcctgatatacaatttttatgaaggggccgaagcccataacgcacgttatcctattagaaatcagctgtgaagtttcggtaacctagggtctcctccctaagctctatttaagcacattaagaggccattaagggagtattattcttttctcacgtcaacagtagccaattttccttttctccattgttcttgtcaagatggaaggctaaggattttgtaaccggttgcatgccatactccttatccggtttgaatctttggacgtttttgtatatctgttttcatctttaatcttatggttttgtttctttgcttcttctcaagtgtgtatgtattttatgcgatcgtatgaatgcatgcatgatgcttgggcagatttggggtattggtttgcaagaaacaacataaacttagtgggcgattgttcatgtcggtttcagatctgtgtgctaaaaaaattgaaacttgtatattgattaagaagatcttctgtgatttttatatttgtttcgatttagtcttcgacgattgtcaagcattttttttagatctggggattaaagataaataggttctttatatggtggatgatgatacacaggtagggaggaaaggttgcaactggttgcatctcggtttactgtgttcttgtttattttgttttctgtttttcataaaaaaaaaaaaccccccgtttagtcttgttttgacagatccgtttgagattcgttgggagacgactttgggttgcacccttattgcaaatccgaatcattattcatctaatctatcggtgttcgacagcccgaccaaggatcaacacaccatcacAATCTGATGACgtgaccattatccaccatgccatATGGTAAGTTATCAGTGTCACATTCAGCTTATCATTTCCCAATGACCACCCACGAGTCTACTCGCAACATCACATGTCATATTGCGCGTGACACACCACCCTCCCATCAATATCCCCATACCGAATGAGGTAATAACCCCTGTATTAGTCCATACTTGATCAATTGAAGTCCCCATCCAAAAAATCTAAAGATTAgaaatagtttaagaagttatGTTGCCCAAAAATCCTGTCACACGTTCTCAacatcttgagaataagattttcACATGGAAGATCtaggaactcattcatataattgattggagaaaatatgaataaagaaaatcttgtcttttataaatttatacaaaaatacaattaatgcattaaaacaaaCTTGCTAGATGTCATCAAAATCTAGCATCAAGGCACACAATACTAACAGTGACTTCACCTCTTAATCCCATATCACTTGGATAAGGGATAAGAGGCTTTTCTTTTGCTATTTAACAAGTCCGCCTCCCTCTTTGATAAATAATCCCAGGAAATTGTATTTCTCtctttaaagttaataaaatattgtttagtGGTGTTCGAGAACGTAAGCCAAATTGGTCGAATCTCGTTAATTTCTAATGTTCTATTTCTTGTTATATTCAATAGTTATTGTCGGGTATATTTGTatgatttttgggaaaaatatcCTGACTTTTCTTAATATGCTCTATGGTTGCAGTATAGTCTAATCTTTCACATcagaaaagatcatttttgCCAAGCTTTTCTTAGTGTGCTCTGTGGTTGTAGCTATGTCTGATCTTCCACATCATAAAAGATTTTCTTGGATTGTTAATATTCTGTTTTGATAACTATTGAATATAGAAAATGGCAGACGAAATGAGTTTAGAATCATCAATATCAAGAGCTTCTTCCTCATACACTTTAGCAAGGAATTTGGCGAATAGAAGAATTGCAGTGGAGGTGTTTGATGGTTCGGGCCATTTCAGCATGTGGCAATGCGAGATTCTAGACGCTCTATTTCAGCAACATCTAGATATCGCTATTAAGGAAAATAAACCAGTTgatattgaagaaaaagaatggaataCCATCAATCGATTGGCGTGTGGTACAATTCGATCATGCATGTCCAGATAGTAAAAGTATGCATTTTCAAAGGAAATTTTTGCTAGTACACTATAGAAGCCattgtaagaaaaaaatttaaagaaaagaGGTTAAAATAAGCtctatatgaaaaaaaaaattattttgttttacttatATTCCTCGTATCACGATAAATGATCATATAACTACCTTTAATCAGTTGGGAgctaatttgataaatttggatGAAACATTCAAAGATAAGGATATGGCTTTGATGTTGTTGGGATTTCTTTCTGAGAAGTTTGAATTTCTTGTTACTACTCTGCTTCACGGGAAGATTCAAGTGTTTCTTAATGAAGTTTGTGCTACTTTGTATAACTATGAGTTgagaaaaaaagataagaaaaaatcaaCGCATGGCTCAacaaaaacattaattgattgtAAGAGGCCGTTCACAAATCTAGAAGAATGGAGAAGGAGATTTAGTTCAAGATCTTGACCAAACAAAAATGAGTGTGCCTTTTGTAAGGAGAAATGCCATTGGAAAAAGGATTGCccaaaattaaaaaccaaagGCAGACCTCATAACCAAGGGAAAGTTGTCTCAAATGTAGTTGAGTTTGATGATGAATGCTCATACCTTTCACTGGTTTTTATGTCTTTGACAAGTTATTCTGGTGCTTGGCTTTTGGATTCGGAT from Diospyros lotus cultivar Yz01 chromosome 4, ASM1463336v1, whole genome shotgun sequence includes the following:
- the LOC127800103 gene encoding WAT1-related protein At5g64700, with the protein product MNYKKKMEGDSSKKAYLAAILIQLIYAGMFLLSKAAFDVGMNTYIFVFYRQAAATVFLLPLAFFFEWKSAPPLSFATFLKIFMLSLFGITLSLNLYGVALIYTSASLAAATTNCLPVITFFLALLLRMERVKVRTAAGIAKVIGIAICISGATVIAFYKGPPIKLLLPPHHLFLHSAAAATTDQTSSSTFTWIKGCFLMLTGNTFWGLWLVFQARVMKSYPAKLVSTTLQCLLSTIQSFLVAVAVERDPNQWKLQWNVRLLSVVYCGIVVTGITYYLQAWVIEKKGPVFIAMSTPLALLFTMLSSSLLLGEIISLGSVLGGMLLVGGLYSVLWGKSREHDDEVKKQLQLQLVAITTITQPEELCATDDENGTKELEAAASPPPMPTKTNTLSTIIV